In Capra hircus breed San Clemente chromosome 5, ASM170441v1, whole genome shotgun sequence, the DNA window TCCCAGATCTGGAGCACCTTACCTGTCCTAACCTGTaaaatgagaggaatatttccCTATGTTGTGATGAGGACCAAATAAAATGTGCGTCCGTGGCCTGAGCCAGGTCCTGCCACATAGTAGGGCCTGCCTAGTGCTGTGCTGTCCCCTTTAACTGGAATGTGTTAGATCCAAGTAGAAACCTCTCCCCTTCTCTAGACTCCCCTCTCCCCTGTGCTCTGCTAGGGCACCTGCCCAGGGCTCCCATATATAAACACCTGATTACCAGGTGATGGCCTCAGGCAGGTACTAGTTCTATTGTTCTCAAATGCCCATGCAGACACCCAGGTGCTCAGTTATTTCCTCCACCCACACCACCCTAAACATTCAACACACAGATCTAGTGCTGTGGGTTCCCTCCATGTGAGCCCTGAGTTCATTTCGCCCTTAGTGAtacatgagaaaaagaaaacctaagaACACTTAGTACTtcagggaagagggagagaggaaaagatcTGACGTCTCTTCATTTAATAAAGACACTGGTATTACTGATTAAGACCCCACACTGAAGGCCTCATTTCACCTAACGACTACCTTAAAGCCCCCTATCTTCTAATACAGTCATTGCAGAGTGGATGGGTCTGGGCGTTAACTTATGAATTGTGGCTGGTACATATAGTCCATCTGAGACCCCAGAGAAGTCCATCAACAGCGTGCCAGATGAATGCTGCTCAGAAAGGTGAACTTTAACCACTTATACTCAATACTGTTTACATCACACCATAGTTTATTCGaatcttcaatttttattttcctgtctaGAGAGCCAAAGCTTTTATAAGGATGTCTTAGAGTACTTCCAGAAGAATATGAGTTTGGAAGAACTGCTATCCCTGCTCACTGAAGATGAACCCTGGGAGAATCTTGTGACCGAGGCCAATTTGTCCAGGTAACCATGCAGGTACACCAGGAATGTCACCAACATGCCCCCAGGAAGATTCTCCTAGGCTAGTTTCTTCCAAGAAGATCCTATGGTTGGGGTCGAGGATGTTCCTCCTCAAGATCCTATGTGGAATGTTTCCTCCGTGTTATTTGTTGGCATTGAATGACATTGGGTTGAGAAGAAATGAAACCTGCAAGAAAGGGCAGGTCATATGACCTTGGACGAGTTACGGAACTACTCTCTGCTTCATCCTCTGTTCAGTTTTACTATGAGGACACTGAGATCAGGCACACAAGTGCTTTTCATGATTGCtgacacagagtaggtgctcaatcaatgttaattttaaaataagcttgtTGGGAAGAATCAGAGACCTTctccctggagatgagaaccAAGGACTTCCTTTGGGTCAAGTCGGAAAATCCTGACCCAAACACCATTTTGTGTTCCTGGGATTCTAAAACTCCTTCACTCCCCACCTTAGGAATTATACCAACACTGCAGGTTCCTGCTGGCCAATAAGGCAGAGAGGCTGGAGGGGAACTGGTTGGACCTGGTGGGATCCTGGATCTAGCCCTGCCCAACTCTGGGCCTGTGGGTTTAAGACTTTGAGTCTCAGATTTGTCATGTGTTATGTGTCTAGTGGGACTAGCCATTTAATCTGATGGATTGTAGTGATGGCCTCAGAGTGAACTGCAGGGTGAGAGGTGGGGAaccaagtgcactcatctcatcCAAAAGCTCAGGGAGGCCTGCACCAGGGTCAGACCTAGGGGTCAGGGTGGAGCAGAGGGTCCAGGTTGGAGGACGAGTAGGCAGGCTTGGGCAGCAGGACCAGGACTAGAGTGGGGAGAATGGGCCCCGAGGATACAGACCTGAAGGGACTGTGACCCTAGCAGAGGTcctgggagtgggagaggggacATTTCTTCCCTCCCTGATGGGATCCCCTCAAGCTGGGCTAGAGGGCCCGGGGTGACGGTGTCCTCCACACCCTGCCTGGGACCTGGATTCTCACTCCATCTGGGACCCTCTTCTAGTCTACATGGAGCCATCCTGACAGTGGGAAGGCCGTGTCGCTCAGGGAGTCCTCCAGGGTCACAGTAAGTGGCTGCAATTTGGTGTCATTTGAGGGATTCTGAGGAGCCTCGCGCATCCCCACCCAAGAGGGAAACACTTCCTCCACCGGCTGTGCAAGTGCTGGTCTCCTCAGGCTCAGCCATTCAGATGGGCATTTCCTCAAGTTGCTTGAATCTTCAGAGGTTCCATAAAGTTGCACACAGCCTTGGGGTGCAGGCTCATGAAGCTGTCACAAATTAACATGTGACCCCTGAGAGGACAGGGGTGCTGGGTGCTGGCTCAGGCGTCAGTGAGGTGGTCTGGAGGGCCCACGGGAACAGGGCGCACAGCTCATCTCCTGCTTCCCAGTCAGAATGGGCAGTGACAGACCCAGTGTCCTCCTGCTGAGAAGGCCAGGGTATCAGGCTTGGGTGAGAGCAGATGCCAGGCAAAATGATTGTTAAGGGTCCTTCTAGCTGAgttttgattaaaaattaaaataaaatcgaGATGCACAGTTAGCCCATCTGAAAAGTATGAGGGCACAGTGCCAGGACTGTCCTTACATTTCCCATCAAGGGCAAATTTGGGGGATCCCACAACCACCCTCAGATTTTAGAACTCCATGGAAGGATGCACAGACTCACGTAAAGCATCAGGATCCCAGTTATGATTTAATACAGGGAAGGGTGCAGTTTCCCATCAGCCACAGGGCAGAGTCTGGGCAGTTTTCACACACGAAGCTTCCATTTATCCCAAGATGCATTACTGTCCTGGATTCAGTGGGGCAGGACACATGGAGCACTGCCCGCCAGGGACGCTCACCCTATTTAACAGCACATTACCCTGACCTCTCATCTCCAGCCCCTCCCAGAGGTCAGACTAATGCCCTAGcgtccagctcctccagaggTCAGAACTGATACCACGGGACCCAGAGGCCCACCACATGTCAACTTGTCAGACTGTCCAGTGGCCAAAGTCCCAGGCAGACGAGGACATTCCTATCAGCCAGAATATTCTCGGGGCCTAGGGACCACATCCTAGCAGCCAAGAGCAAAGAAAAAGGGGACTCCTCAAAGGTCCTTGAATGAAGGATTTTCTGCTCTAATCCCAATTCTTTGTTCCCATTTTCCACACATTCTGGAAGTGATGGTATTGGTCTGCCTTTGAGGTGTCTTTATCATATATCTCTCTTAAGTCAAAGGTCTCTTAAGCTGACCTTTGCTTTTTTATTCCATGATTGAATAAGTACATGAAGCACTAATAATATCCAAATGAGGGTTTAAGGTAGGAAAAATCTTTACATTAATAAAATTCTTGTGATTTACAATAAAATCTCTGTGGTTTATGCAGGATAGAGCTTGTTGAGCCTGTTTCATAGACAAGCAAACTGTCTTTCTAAGGCTTTAATGTTCATTGTTACAGGGAAGGTGCAGATGGACTCAGTGAGTATCTGATCAAGCAGCTAACAATCTTGTCCGGGAAGGACCAAGACAGGTCCCAAAAATATCACCAGGAAAAGGAGAGGTTTTTGAAGGAGTTTCCTCAGGTAAAACAGGAGCTGAAGGAGAACATAAAAAAGCTCCGTGAGCTTGCAGACAAAGTTGACAAGGTGCACAGGGACTGCACCATCGCCAATGTGGTGGCCTCCTCCACCGGCATTGTGTCTGGTGCCCTGAGCATCCTAGGCGTGGTTCTGGCACCCTGTACAGCAGGCCTCAGTCTGGGACTCTCAGCCGCTGGATTAGGGCTGGGAACAGCAGCTTCTGTAACAAGTTTTTCCACCATGTTGGTGGAATCTATAAACACATCATCGGCAGAAAACCAGGCCAGTTCCCTtaacacagccaaaacaaaatatgcaaaacttcccaaaaaaattaaagactttgGGAAGGATATTCAAGTCATCAGGGAGGCCAGATTCAAAAGTGAATTAGTAGTCACTGGTCAGACATACATAGTCACTGGGCAGGTGAAAAGTCATTTTACAGGCCCAGCTCTGGCAGGGTCTAGAGCAGTCCGCATCGGGAGTGGAGTCCTGTCAGGTTTACTCATGGCGCTGGACGTGTACAACCTGGTGAAAAATGCACGGGACTTGCAGGAGGGGGCAAAGACAGCATCGGCTGAGAACATGAGGCAGAAAGCCCGGGAGCTGGAGAAGAAGTTGGAGAAGCTCACCTGGATCTATGAGAGTCTGCAATAGGGCCCGGCTGGGCCACCCCTAGAACAATGCAGGGACCAGGGACATCTTTAGGGTCAAGAGGAGAAACCACGTATTTTGGACTGAAGAAGACATTGAGGGAAGAATAAGGGAGAGACAGGGAGCCTAGCAATGAGAGGCCAGGAATAGGGGAGCTTTGAAAATGGGAGAAAGCCAAAGAGTTAGGATTGTAGAGATCCTGCACAAGTAGCAGGGGCTCCTCTATCGCCCTCCCCAGTGTCGGATATTCCAGCAAGAAGGGTTTCCCCCTGGTGATGGTCTCTACCCCTACTTCTCCAGCATCAGCTCACCTTTGAACTCAGTAGGAAGTGACTTGTTTGTTTCCAtgtttaattaaagtatagttgatttacaatattgtattagcttcaggtctatagcaaagtgattccattatacgtgtatgtacatatttatccttttcaaattttttataagttcttcattcagttcagttagttgttcagtcatgtccgactctttgggaccccatggactgcagcatgccaggcctccctgtccaacaccaactcccagagtttacccaaactcatgtccattgagtcagcgatgtcatctaaccagctcatcctctgtcatccccttctccttccaccttcaatctttcccagcatcggagtcttttcaaatgagtcagctctttgcatcaggtggacgaagcattgaagtttcagctacagcatcagtccttcaaatgataTTCCcgactaatttcctttaagatggactggttggaactccttgcagtccaagggactctcaagagtcttctccaacaccacagttcagaagcatcgatacttcagtgctcagccttctttatggtccaactctcacatccaaacatgactactggaaaaatcatagctttgactataggggactttgtcagcaaagtgatgtctctgatttttaatacgctgtctaggttggtcataacctttcttcaaggaagcaaatgtcttttaatttcatggctgtggtcaccatccacagtgattttggagcccgagaaaatgaagtctgtcactgcttccatcttATCCCCATAAGGGAGGGCTGCATGATGCCAAATCTCCCCGCACTCATGGAAGACAGACAGGTGTGGAAACAGCAGAGTGGCTCCCAGAGTCTCTGTGAAGGAAGAGTTCAGGCAGCTTTCCCCCAGAGGTGGGGCTGTTGCAGAAGTGAGTTGACACTTGATGCCAGTCACAGAGGGTCCCCATTGGCCCCACCAGACTCATCTCTCTGGCCCCTAGGGACTCAGGCCTCTGGGCTCACTTCTTTGGACAAGAGGTAATTGATGTTTATGACTCATCTCAAGCTCACAGGGAGCATTTATGGAAGGAAAGTACATTTTTTAGACTACTGGAAGGTTGAAGGATTTCTCTTCCTCTAAGGAAATGGCATAGTCCAGAAAACAGACCGACCTGCCAGTTTCCCCATTTGGGGGCAaatctgagccttagttttcccaGGTGACATTGAGATAGTAAATGTTTCCATCACAGGCCTGGGGTAGCTTGCATGGTGTTGAGTGTGAAAGTGTTTTACAGACTGTAAAGTGTTCAGGTGCTGCTATGTTTGCCCACAAATGTTCAGCTTTTCaacaatttgttttaatttttgaaaatcatcaaatttaccatcttacccacttttaagtgtacagttcagtggtattaaggaCACTCACATCATTGTACAACCAGCATCACCATCCAGCCACAGATTGTTTTACATCAAAAATGAAACTATGTCCCAATTATGTACTAATACCTCattctccctcctctccagccctggcAAGCACCAGTGTACGCCTGATTTTTAAGAATTTGCCTCCTCTCAAGACCTCAtatgagtggaatcatacaatatttgtcctttgtgatgagacttttttttctttcttttttccttcctgtggtgaaatatacacaacataaaattGACCACTTAAGCATTTTTAGTGCACAGGTGAGTGGCATCAAGTCCATTCATCtcttgtgcagccatcaccaccatgcATCtccatattctttctttcttcctgaaacCTGAGGCTCCACTGGACCGAACTCGCCTCCCCCTCCCatagcccctgacaaccaccaccctgctttctgtctttatggatttgcCTACTCTGCAAACttaataaacacagaaaatacaATAAGATTTTTTGTGACTGTTTCATTTTACTGAACACAGTGGCTTCAAGGAGCATCCAGGCTGTAGCATGTGTccgaattttctttcttttaaaataatttttttaaaaagaactttcttccttttttaagtgTGTAATAATCTGTGGTATGTATAGACAGAATCTTTCTtatgttattttcctttcttccacaCTTTGGCTATTGTGATGAGAGCAGCCTGGCAGAGAGTGGCCGAGACCAGTTCCCCTGAGGTTTGTCAGCATGGAGGGGATCCCCTGTGCTCTGTCAGCCTGGAGGGGATCCCCGGCGCTCTGCCCCCTGGTGCCCATCTCCATCAGCAGCTCTGATGACTCCTAAAGCCCTCAGGTCACATGCTCAGTCTGAAGCCCCCTACTCACTCCAACTGATCCTATATAAAGGGACAAGGACAGGCAGGTGGGTCGCTGTAGCCATCCTGGGTACTTATCTTGTGACGCTGGGGTCAAGTGGAGCCCAATTTCATCATCACTGACCCTTTATGGTCTGCAGATGGGGTGGTCTCTCTCCTGCCCCTGGACTGAGGTCTTGCTGAATCCTCACCTTGATCTGAGTCTGCGGCTCCCATGGTTGCTCTCCCGTGAGCTTGTGTTATTGAGCCCAGGATGGTCTGGCATCTCTTAGGGATTCTCAGCAGAGGACCTTCATGACACCTGGACGCAGTTCCTCTGGACTAGCTGAGTTCCGCAtctcagagataaacccatgctaGTGGAAGAGAGAAGAATCAGTAGGATGGAGTTTCCTGgggaaaaaatgatttaaaggaaaaaaacaaaaggaattttAATCAAGGAGTGGCATTTACAATAGGCAGTGACAACCTTGGTTTGAATCTAGGTTCCTCCCCTGAGTTGCTGGAAGAAAGCCCCCTCCTCGCCCATgccatcagctgctgctgctgctactgctgctaagtcacttcagtcgtgtccgactctgtgtgaccccatagacggcagcacactaggctccaccgtccctgggattctccaggcaagaacactggagttggttgccatttccttttccaatgcattaaagtgaaaagtgaaattgaagtcactcagtcatgcccgaccctcaacgaccccaaggactgcagtcttgcaggctcctccatccatggcattttccaggcaagagtactggagtcttTACTGTAAAAATCAGATCAGATTCCTGATCTGTGTTCCAAGGTAATTGTCAGACCAGACTGTAGAGTGTGGTCCTCATGGAGTAACACCCGTCactcctctgtccctccctctaAGATGGGGAAGGTGACCATGATGACCGGGCATTTTCTGGGATGAAGCACCCCTGATGGAAGAGCAGGTGGGCCTCCGTGGGGGGTCCAGCCCCACTGCTGCCCCTTGTGGTgggggcaaagaagaaaaggccaCCAGGACTGTAGGCTGTAGggccttttcttctgtttctttatctgaGAAATGGAGCCGACACTCCCTAGAGCTGATGTGAGACCACAACAGGAACGGCGTGGACAGAGCCTGCACAGAGGGTGGCCAATGCTCACCCCCCACACACTGCGTTCTCTGCTCAGGAAGCAAGCAGAAAAGGAGACTGGTTTTCTGTTGTTGACTTTTGAGGTGCCAGATCAGCAGCCTTCCTCCAAAGGCCCTCCATTTTGAGAAAAGAAACTGTGCAACTAGAAATAATCCAGGGTAGAAAATGGCAGCATGCTCGCAGCCCTTCCCACAAACTGGCGTCCATCCACTGACCTTGACCGCCAAGGCTGGGCCTCCTCAGGCG includes these proteins:
- the LOC102171493 gene encoding apolipoprotein L3, whose product is MSSEDPKDCSESQSFYKDVLEYFQKNMSLEELLSLLTEDEPWENLVTEANLSREGADGLSEYLIKQLTILSGKDQDRSQKYHQEKERFLKEFPQVKQELKENIKKLRELADKVDKVHRDCTIANVVASSTGIVSGALSILGVVLAPCTAGLSLGLSAAGLGLGTAASVTSFSTMLVESINTSSAENQASSLNTAKTKYAKLPKKIKDFGKDIQVIREARFKSELVVTGQTYIVTGQVKSHFTGPALAGSRAVRIGSGVLSGLLMALDVYNLVKNARDLQEGAKTASAENMRQKARELEKKLEKLTWIYESLQ